One window of Equus caballus isolate H_3958 breed thoroughbred chromosome 3, TB-T2T, whole genome shotgun sequence genomic DNA carries:
- the SOD3 gene encoding extracellular superoxide dismutase [Cu-Zn] yields the protein MTFLAHSDHSSGLASCRPTNSPVSGASLRSCLQLGRCSHFPGRKALLKGLERCLTPAMLALLCAFLLLAAGASDPRAEPSSNTTEQIRDMHAKVTEIWQELLQRRQGGSGRDAALHAACHVQPSATLDAAQPRVTGLVVFRQLVPGAKLEAFFDLEGFPAEANGSSRAIHVHQFGDLSQGCDSTGAHYNPLAVPHPLHPGDFGNFAVRDGHLWKYRGNLAASLSGPHSIVGRAVVVHAGEDDLGRGGNQASVENGNAGRRLACCVVGVCGPAPWARQAQQHAERKKRRRESDCKAA from the exons ATGACCTTCCTCGCTCACAGTGACCACTCCTCTGGGCTGGCTTCCTGCAGGCCCACAAACAGCCCAGTCTCAGGAGCCAGCCTGCGTTCCTGCCTCCAGCTTGGGCGCTGCTCGCACTTCCCAGGAAGGAAAGCTCTCTTGAAAGGGCTGGAAAG GTGCCTGACTCCCGCCATGTTGGCGCTGCTGTGTGCCTTCCTGCTCCTGGCGGCCGGCGCCTCGGACCCTCGGGCGGAGCCCAGCTCTAATACGACGGAGCAGATCCGCGACATGCACGCCAAAGTGACGGAGATCTGGCAGGAGCTGCTGCAGCGGCGGCAGGGGGGCAGCGGCCGGGATGCTGCGCTCCACGCTGCCTGCCACGTGCAGCCGTCGGCCACGCTGGACGCCGCGCAGCCCCGAGTGACCGGCCTCGTGGTCTTCCGGCAGCTCGTGCCCGGCGCCAAGCTGGAGGCCTTCTTTGACCTGGAGGGCTTCCCGGCCGAGGCCAACGGCTCCAGCCGCGCCATCCACGTGCACCAGTTCGGGGACCTGAGCCAGGGCTGCGACTCCACCGGGGCGCACTACAACCCGCTGGCCGTGCCGCACCCGCTGCACCCGGGCGACTTCGGCAACTTCGCCGTGCGCGACGGCCACCTCTGGAAGTACCGCGGCAACCTCGCCGCCTCGCTCAGCGGCCCGCACTCGATCGTGGGCCGCGCCGTGGTGGTCCACGCGGGCGAGGACGACCTGGGCCGCGGCGGCAACCAGGCCAGCGTGGAGAACGGCAACGCGGGCCGCCGGCTCGCTTGCTGCGTGGTGGGCGTGTGCGGGCCCGCGCCCTGGGCGCGCCAGGCGCAGCAGCACGCCGAGCGCAAGAAGCGGAGGCGCGAGAGCGACTGCAAGGCCGCTTGA